From Woronichinia naegeliana WA131, the proteins below share one genomic window:
- a CDS encoding endonuclease domain-containing protein encodes MQHLNDSDFHLPYDRALIPRAKELRKNMTAAERKLWHQYLRTFEFRVFRQRPIDYFIVDFYCPTLKLVIEIDGESHYTEQGQDYDQERSQRLTGYGLKVIRFTNEQVLENFEGVCEAIGGLIPPSPP; translated from the coding sequence ATGCAACACCTCAACGACAGCGACTTTCATCTACCCTACGATCGCGCCCTCATCCCCAGAGCCAAAGAACTGCGAAAAAACATGACCGCCGCCGAAAGAAAACTGTGGCATCAATACCTCAGAACATTTGAATTTAGAGTCTTTAGACAAAGACCGATTGATTACTTTATTGTTGATTTTTATTGTCCAACCCTTAAACTTGTGATTGAAATAGATGGGGAAAGCCACTATACCGAACAAGGACAAGATTATGATCAAGAAAGAAGTCAAAGATTAACAGGTTATGGACTTAAAGTTATCCGATTTACTAATGAGCAAGTGTTAGAAAATTTTGAGGGTGTTTGTGAGGCGATCGGAGGGTTGATCCCCCCCAGCCCCCCTTAA
- a CDS encoding antitoxin family protein, producing the protein MSVEAIYEQGTLRLSQPIKLEEGSKVKVIIIPLESDYQQKNTLEILQKIAELPIEGKIDTFDGKDHDQVLYCQ; encoded by the coding sequence ATGTCAGTAGAAGCCATTTATGAACAAGGAACATTGAGACTATCACAACCAATAAAACTAGAAGAAGGAAGTAAAGTAAAAGTAATTATCATTCCTCTAGAATCTGATTATCAACAAAAAAACACATTAGAAATTTTACAAAAGATTGCTGAACTTCCTATAGAGGGGAAAATAGATACTTTTGATGGCAAAGATCACGATCAAGTTTTATATTGTCAATAG
- a CDS encoding PIN domain-containing protein — MIFVDTGAWFASIVPSDSDHQNSIVWLTNNTQSLVTTDYVIDETLTLLRARGESKRAIILGEAFFSGKLATIYYLTEEDVRLTWQIFRDYSDKKWSFTDCSSKVIMEKLGIIQAFSFDYHFRQFGIFQVVP, encoded by the coding sequence ATGATTTTTGTAGATACGGGTGCTTGGTTTGCCAGCATTGTTCCTTCAGATTCTGACCATCAAAATTCTATTGTATGGTTAACTAATAACACACAATCTTTAGTAACAACTGACTATGTAATTGATGAAACATTGACCTTATTAAGAGCAAGAGGAGAAAGTAAAAGAGCAATTATTTTAGGTGAAGCTTTTTTCTCAGGTAAATTAGCAACTATATATTATTTAACAGAAGAAGATGTTCGCCTAACCTGGCAGATTTTTCGTGATTATTCTGACAAAAAATGGAGTTTCACAGATTGTAGTAGTAAAGTTATCATGGAAAAATTAGGTATTATCCAAGCATTTTCGTTTGATTATCATTTTCGTCAATTTGGTATTTTTCAAGTCGTTCCGTAA
- a CDS encoding ribbon-helix-helix protein, CopG family, whose translation MATQDNAQHQGKKIRLTVDVSPELNQTLEQLAENAHSTKSEILRRAIALMTVAAQAHEKGQKLALIAEDQPAMTEIIGI comes from the coding sequence ATGGCAACCCAAGACAATGCCCAACATCAAGGCAAAAAAATCAGATTAACCGTTGATGTATCCCCCGAACTCAATCAAACCCTCGAACAATTAGCCGAAAACGCCCACTCAACCAAAAGTGAAATTCTGCGTCGGGCGATCGCCCTAATGACTGTTGCTGCTCAAGCCCACGAAAAAGGTCAAAAATTAGCATTGATAGCAGAAGATCAACCTGCAATGACAGAAATTATTGGTATTTAG
- a CDS encoding type II toxin-antitoxin system RelE/ParE family toxin, giving the protein MAYQMIIPNAVQKQIKKLPKDIQDDILDCLIKLQINPRPSGYLKMKNTEGYRIRMGDYRILYDIDDQAQKIKLRKIGHRRDIYK; this is encoded by the coding sequence ATGGCCTATCAAATGATTATCCCTAATGCAGTCCAAAAACAAATTAAGAAACTGCCTAAAGACATTCAAGATGATATTTTAGATTGTTTAATAAAACTTCAAATAAATCCTCGACCCAGTGGCTATTTAAAAATGAAAAACACAGAAGGTTATCGTATTCGTATGGGTGACTATCGCATTTTGTATGATATTGATGATCAAGCACAAAAAATAAAATTAAGAAAAATAGGACATCGACGAGATATTTATAAATAG
- a CDS encoding DUF389 domain-containing protein, whose amino-acid sequence MAKTLAEVLHGAPVDVEEVRRVSETLIFERGFQGPKFFKFACLLVLASSIATFGLLGDSLAVVIGAMIVAPLMLPIMGLAFSISIGDRRKIISTLLVSLAGIAMAVGGGFVLTLPITQVTKAEAIQQIMIRTSPHLLDLMAALATGLAGAFALSRRDVSDTLPGVAIAVSLVPPLANVGILLALGKPNLASGSLLLFVTNYVAILLTGSLVFMAMGFRQVALSPFDARAQRRGLIVALVALLIIAIPLSVTSYQLIVTNKISARTYAFGQEWLEGSGYRLMSVDAETTDGTVNLLLMGDGELPPLNKLEERARDALFGRTIRLKVVESKKLYVGTQSR is encoded by the coding sequence ATGGCCAAAACGCTTGCTGAGGTTTTGCACGGTGCCCCTGTAGATGTAGAAGAAGTAAGACGAGTTAGCGAAACATTAATATTTGAGCGGGGATTTCAAGGGCCCAAATTTTTTAAGTTTGCCTGTTTGTTGGTACTCGCTTCCAGTATTGCAACATTCGGACTTCTCGGCGACTCGTTGGCGGTTGTCATTGGTGCCATGATTGTCGCTCCGTTGATGTTGCCCATTATGGGACTGGCCTTCAGCATCAGCATTGGCGATCGCCGCAAAATCATCAGCACGCTGCTCGTCAGTTTGGCCGGGATTGCCATGGCGGTAGGGGGGGGATTCGTCCTGACATTACCGATCACCCAGGTTACCAAAGCAGAAGCCATTCAACAGATCATGATCCGCACATCACCGCATCTGCTCGACCTCATGGCAGCATTAGCCACGGGTTTAGCTGGAGCCTTTGCCCTGTCGCGTCGGGATGTTTCGGACACACTACCGGGGGTAGCCATTGCCGTATCATTAGTCCCTCCCCTGGCCAATGTGGGAATTCTGTTAGCCCTTGGGAAACCCAATCTCGCCTCTGGTAGCTTGCTGCTGTTCGTAACCAACTATGTGGCTATCCTGCTCACCGGATCGCTTGTTTTTATGGCAATGGGATTTCGTCAAGTAGCCCTATCTCCCTTCGATGCGCGGGCACAACGCCGGGGGTTGATAGTCGCCTTAGTGGCCTTACTGATCATTGCGATTCCTCTCTCAGTGACTAGTTATCAGCTAATTGTCACTAACAAGATCTCTGCACGAACCTATGCCTTTGGCCAAGAATGGCTTGAAGGCTCTGGATATCGGCTCATGTCGGTTGATGCCGAAACAACGGACGGAACCGTAAACCTTTTGCTGATGGGCGATGGTGAGCTGCCGCCCCTGAACAAGCTTGAAGAGCGGGCTCGTGATGCCCTTTTTGGCCGCACCATCCGCCTGAAGGTTGTTGAATCAAAAAAACTCTATGTTGGTACACAGTCCCGTTGA
- a CDS encoding PEP-CTERM sorting domain-containing protein, with protein sequence MKISMLSLCSIRTKTNLTPVTLSLVTVGFLATLLQSQAAQAASLNWQTVKTGNPTFFNSSGAFKSASNTFSVTNGGTVNLTFGTIADINATSPVRVPGITSQFVNNTPKIDATLNGTLPNASPSLYFQQDSSSVNNAIYAGLKFNNTGGVSGLTFTLFDVDNDKGSLTNNAWQDRVIVRGLLNGVAVLPTSVTAVSSYVSASSGNISINGGASGLTPYAGGNITGATVIDGTKSVNNDNSNNGNVTFSFGGNIDELYIEFTQASGALSSSAAINPSNHGIGIGDMNFAVPEPLTILGSGAAIGFGAIFKRRLAKARGQEKAK encoded by the coding sequence GTGAAAATTTCTATGCTTTCTTTGTGCTCAATCCGCACCAAAACAAACTTAACGCCTGTCACGTTATCTCTAGTGACGGTAGGTTTCCTCGCGACTCTGCTTCAGTCCCAAGCCGCCCAAGCCGCATCCCTCAATTGGCAGACGGTTAAAACAGGAAACCCAACTTTTTTTAATAGTTCAGGGGCATTTAAAAGTGCATCTAACACTTTTAGCGTTACCAATGGTGGAACGGTCAATCTGACTTTCGGGACAATTGCTGACATTAATGCGACTTCTCCTGTTCGTGTTCCAGGTATTACTAGCCAATTTGTCAACAACACCCCCAAAATTGATGCAACTTTGAACGGAACTTTGCCTAACGCTAGCCCCTCTCTTTATTTTCAACAAGATTCCTCTTCTGTTAACAATGCAATCTATGCTGGTCTAAAATTTAACAATACAGGTGGAGTGAGTGGTTTGACCTTTACGCTATTTGATGTTGACAATGACAAAGGTTCGTTGACAAACAATGCTTGGCAAGATCGAGTCATTGTAAGAGGTTTATTGAATGGTGTCGCTGTTTTACCCACATCGGTTACCGCAGTCAGTTCTTATGTCAGTGCAAGCAGTGGCAACATCAGCATTAACGGTGGTGCAAGTGGTTTAACACCCTATGCTGGCGGAAATATAACGGGAGCGACGGTTATAGATGGAACTAAATCGGTAAATAATGATAACTCAAATAATGGAAATGTCACTTTTTCCTTTGGCGGTAATATCGATGAACTTTATATTGAGTTCACCCAGGCTTCCGGTGCATTGAGTAGCTCTGCGGCAATAAACCCTAGTAATCACGGCATCGGCATTGGAGATATGAACTTTGCTGTCCCCGAACCTTTGACAATTTTAGGCTCAGGTGCAGCGATCGGTTTTGGTGCTATCTTTAAACGACGTTTAGCAAAAGCCCGTGGTCAGGAGAAAGCCAAGTAA
- a CDS encoding translocation/assembly module TamB domain-containing protein produces MTDPQQLPPSPPSDLSPLSRSLNWLRRPSTLITGGTLLALGTGVYVLGQQLVYRQGSPFLETELSHFLQRPIQIGEIEQVSFNQIRLGTSTLPPTPQDPTTIQIQGLELAINPLLWLVGKPIEIQADLIRPTVKLSQNKKGEWSGLTLPQGKGKFELPADVDIQLRIKEAQISLTPYGARKPLLLAVDGRGRYRYSRQKSQQTVNYDLKLALQGNRIAAKGETILETGKSQAALIIEKLNLPEIAQLIPQAPLQVSQGKLNGKLQIDLPSFKEYHKTRTLGNLALENLQAKFDALKVPLIANFQIGLQGQTMVINQGEITLGKLITRLQGQIDWQKGYNLALQTNVIEIQDLVKTLSVSLPIAAQGKLKAQFKLQGPLENPLLLGRVENLNPLTLDKIKIQSFQTQLRGNLDRLSFQKIRFQPQVGGEILAKGDIQLGILQNWQKKRGINWQTMPLSLQFSSQLSTEKLLRSYQTIPADLRLSDLTVQGQVTGTLAQPIAQFQWQGQRPFQVNQVAINAQGKAQLAGTRLAIQNRLWTNNGGVIQVQGKGDFKGDRWQTRLQAQQFVLTPWVEWFCGRSSCPPKLKNQPLTLQRVNLELRGQFSHFAPETLQGGGEIKVRVSQQPIAAQIKLRQGFFTSSAQFGQVALNPFLPNLPKTVQLQRGHITLAGQIQPHWQVAWSGLSGRSDLRLAVEKGRLRFQGEITQGQLTAISAVKHLNLQPIFPKITLPTQIKRGKVTLIASLTDLVQPQPNLQHLQAIADLQLNVAGGQVQSQSYLNRQQWQSNLQANNLNFNHLLLATNLSTKVKQQIPILSPLNGKLKLTGKINNLGGLNKLESFQSLPITVQSAAFNAGKQSLEFQGNLVIAQLFQNPQFTQVNLQVKSQADLAILPLNAIISSLSLPTYLRPQSAQVAGIASFQGQVRWRKLRDVSDPWVQGKVALQNFVINQERFEPLLNGSLHFSNKQGLAIDLKGESDRLALNLDSCRASNCSFAYLPNRLIIAHTYQTENPLIASGEKIGQIFRLNIAQFPLALLNLQPGKLQQIPGVLKGNLQAQLDLDLQNKKAQGSLKLHQPSLGYLSADAIAANFDYDNNLLQLQNAILQLQQSRYALEGSLNFKTQAVRGNLQIAQGKIQDLLTALQIYDFESLRSRFQPQPQTLAKTLAPKSVGDAQAPLDKQVNILYQIDQTIRQLAEKYEQGGVPNELRIDGLFNAKIGLEGTLSSPQVNIALSGEHWSWYPQPAFANIIAPLGLVINDTRFLPIHQVALQASWKKGVLTVQPSQITIKDSHIALQGNFSQEQNAAIWRIDNLALDTLGIFVKLPEELSGNFNAQGSITGNLNNPQLRGEFNFTDFAVNARLLEQPIAGNFSYSDNFLQVIADNNSPLFFYAKIPYAWNEEAKLVQKQRQENQFDLRLRLKKDALTLIGALTQDQLVWLSGEGEVNLAAQGRLDLSQGLRLSEFQARGNIKLQEVLLKSAILPNPIQITGDIDLDNQSLQVKYLEGIFAQSKLAVTGMLPLFRPQDNIDNPLTLTVEKAKLDIANLYEGDLEGLLTVKGTAFSPKISGDIRLANGQVFVPQAPSAQEQTSPIFSQNPWFKPRKSQSLLTPQLENLRVTLDNLFVQQVPLYDFAFGGALTLNGPLTDLNRLQPQGAIALSRGRISFLDTRFLLERRYANQITFKPAQGLLNPDIDIKMRTIVSELPQSKRLRSAESNEIPDDTLNQVQRIDINLNIYGSLHKLVPNLNQAQVDACTRERQFRPFRETQNISDWRMKRVANCLQVLAAQGITDQQLLSNPAIRLTSNPARSQGQIVRLLGEQFVVLADALQGKNSGQLLQYGITQLAIPMIFQGTVYDVETAISNTLGTTDFRVVPFLEAIYQVEKKGFVRLSYDYSFNEVKVRYEKQF; encoded by the coding sequence ATGACCGATCCCCAGCAATTACCGCCATCCCCTCCCTCTGATCTATCCCCCCTGAGCCGATCGCTTAACTGGCTACGACGACCTTCTACTCTGATCACAGGTGGAACTTTGTTGGCTTTAGGAACAGGGGTTTATGTTCTAGGGCAGCAATTGGTCTATCGTCAAGGCTCTCCCTTTTTAGAAACGGAATTATCCCATTTCCTCCAACGTCCCATTCAAATTGGAGAGATTGAGCAGGTTAGTTTTAACCAAATCCGTCTAGGAACCTCTACCCTACCGCCGACCCCTCAAGATCCCACCACCATCCAGATCCAGGGTTTGGAGCTAGCCATTAATCCTCTGCTTTGGCTAGTCGGTAAACCCATTGAAATTCAAGCCGATCTGATTCGGCCAACGGTTAAACTGAGCCAAAACAAAAAGGGAGAATGGTCTGGACTCACCTTGCCCCAGGGAAAGGGCAAATTTGAACTGCCGGCTGATGTCGATATTCAATTACGGATTAAGGAAGCCCAGATTAGTTTAACTCCCTACGGAGCCAGAAAACCCTTACTTTTAGCGGTTGATGGGCGGGGAAGATACCGTTATAGTCGGCAAAAATCTCAACAAACGGTTAATTATGATCTGAAGTTAGCTCTCCAGGGCAATCGTATTGCAGCTAAGGGCGAGACTATTCTAGAAACCGGAAAAAGTCAAGCGGCTTTAATCATTGAAAAGTTAAATTTACCTGAAATTGCTCAATTAATTCCCCAGGCTCCTCTGCAAGTGAGTCAGGGCAAACTTAATGGCAAATTACAAATTGATTTACCGAGTTTCAAGGAATATCATAAGACTCGTACTTTAGGGAATCTCGCCCTAGAGAATTTACAAGCTAAGTTTGATGCGCTTAAAGTTCCCCTAATTGCCAATTTTCAGATCGGTTTGCAGGGTCAGACGATGGTGATTAATCAGGGAGAAATTACGCTGGGTAAATTAATCACGCGCTTACAAGGACAAATTGACTGGCAGAAGGGTTATAACTTAGCTTTGCAAACCAATGTGATTGAGATTCAAGATCTGGTTAAAACCTTATCCGTCTCTTTACCGATCGCCGCCCAGGGAAAATTAAAAGCTCAATTCAAACTTCAGGGGCCTTTAGAAAATCCACTACTTTTGGGAAGAGTTGAAAATCTTAACCCTCTGACTCTCGATAAAATTAAAATTCAATCCTTTCAGACCCAATTACGGGGCAATCTAGATCGCTTAAGTTTCCAGAAAATTCGGTTTCAACCCCAGGTTGGTGGAGAAATCTTAGCAAAGGGAGATATTCAATTAGGGATTCTCCAAAATTGGCAAAAAAAGAGGGGAATTAATTGGCAAACGATGCCCCTTTCTCTTCAATTTAGCAGTCAATTATCGACAGAAAAACTATTACGTTCCTATCAGACCATTCCTGCCGATCTGCGTCTAAGTGATCTCACGGTTCAGGGTCAGGTGACGGGGACTCTTGCCCAACCAATTGCCCAATTTCAGTGGCAGGGTCAAAGACCGTTTCAAGTTAATCAAGTGGCGATTAATGCCCAGGGGAAGGCTCAACTGGCGGGAACCCGTCTAGCGATTCAGAATCGGCTCTGGACAAACAACGGAGGAGTCATTCAAGTCCAGGGCAAAGGGGATTTTAAAGGCGATCGCTGGCAAACCCGCTTACAGGCCCAACAGTTTGTCTTAACCCCCTGGGTTGAATGGTTCTGTGGCCGTTCCTCTTGTCCTCCCAAACTGAAAAACCAACCCTTAACACTGCAAAGAGTGAATTTGGAGCTAAGAGGTCAATTCAGCCATTTTGCGCCGGAAACCTTACAGGGCGGGGGAGAAATTAAGGTAAGGGTTTCCCAACAGCCGATCGCCGCCCAGATCAAGTTACGTCAGGGATTTTTTACCAGTTCGGCCCAGTTCGGCCAGGTTGCCCTCAATCCGTTTTTACCGAATTTACCAAAGACGGTGCAATTACAGCGCGGCCATATCACTTTAGCGGGCCAAATTCAACCCCATTGGCAAGTTGCCTGGTCGGGTTTATCCGGGCGTTCTGATCTACGTTTGGCGGTAGAAAAGGGCCGATTGAGGTTTCAAGGTGAGATTACCCAGGGCCAATTAACCGCGATCTCCGCCGTCAAGCATCTAAATCTCCAGCCGATTTTCCCAAAAATTACCCTACCGACTCAGATTAAGCGCGGTAAAGTTACCCTGATTGCCTCTCTGACTGACTTAGTTCAACCCCAGCCGAATTTACAACATCTTCAGGCGATCGCCGATCTACAGCTAAATGTGGCCGGGGGACAAGTTCAGAGCCAAAGTTATCTCAACCGCCAACAATGGCAAAGCAATCTTCAAGCAAACAATCTGAATTTTAATCATCTGCTTTTGGCCACTAATTTGAGTACGAAAGTCAAACAGCAAATCCCCATTTTATCGCCTCTTAATGGCAAGCTTAAACTGACGGGTAAAATTAATAATTTAGGTGGTTTAAATAAGTTAGAAAGTTTTCAATCATTACCCATTACCGTTCAATCGGCGGCTTTCAATGCGGGCAAACAATCCTTAGAATTTCAGGGAAATTTAGTCATCGCTCAACTTTTCCAAAATCCCCAATTCACTCAGGTTAATCTTCAGGTTAAAAGTCAGGCTGATCTAGCAATTTTACCGCTTAATGCCATTATTTCAAGCCTATCTTTACCGACTTATCTCCGTCCTCAATCAGCCCAGGTTGCCGGTATCGCCAGTTTTCAAGGCCAGGTTCGCTGGCGAAAGCTTCGGGATGTTAGCGATCCGTGGGTTCAGGGGAAAGTCGCGCTGCAAAATTTCGTGATCAATCAAGAGCGTTTTGAGCCTCTCTTAAACGGTTCCCTTCACTTTTCTAACAAACAAGGTTTGGCCATTGATCTCAAGGGTGAAAGCGATCGCCTGGCATTGAATCTAGATAGCTGTAGAGCTTCTAACTGTTCCTTTGCCTATCTTCCTAACCGTTTGATAATTGCCCATACCTATCAAACCGAAAATCCCTTGATAGCATCGGGAGAAAAAATCGGACAAATTTTTCGCTTAAATATTGCCCAATTTCCCCTAGCCTTATTAAATTTACAGCCCGGTAAACTGCAACAAATCCCTGGTGTACTTAAGGGTAATCTACAAGCTCAATTAGATCTGGATTTACAAAATAAAAAGGCTCAAGGTTCTCTTAAATTACATCAGCCTAGTCTGGGTTATTTATCAGCAGACGCGATCGCGGCTAATTTTGACTATGACAATAATCTTTTACAATTACAGAATGCTATTCTGCAACTGCAACAAAGTCGTTATGCCCTAGAAGGTAGTTTAAATTTTAAAACTCAAGCCGTTCGTGGCAATTTACAGATTGCCCAGGGAAAAATACAGGATCTTTTAACCGCCTTACAAATATATGACTTTGAATCTCTGCGATCGCGTTTTCAGCCCCAACCCCAGACTTTAGCCAAAACCCTAGCCCCAAAATCGGTGGGTGATGCCCAAGCTCCCCTGGACAAACAGGTTAATATTCTCTATCAAATTGATCAAACTATTCGCCAATTAGCCGAAAAATATGAACAGGGAGGAGTCCCCAATGAATTAAGAATTGATGGTTTATTTAATGCCAAAATTGGCCTCGAAGGCACTCTTTCTTCGCCTCAAGTTAATATCGCGCTTTCAGGAGAACATTGGAGTTGGTATCCCCAACCGGCCTTTGCTAACATTATTGCCCCCCTGGGATTGGTGATCAACGATACTCGCTTTTTACCGATTCATCAAGTCGCTCTGCAAGCTAGTTGGAAAAAAGGCGTTTTAACCGTCCAACCGTCTCAAATTACCATTAAGGATTCCCATATCGCGCTTCAGGGAAATTTCTCCCAAGAACAAAATGCCGCAATCTGGCGCATTGATAATTTAGCCCTTGATACGTTAGGCATATTCGTCAAACTCCCCGAAGAACTTTCCGGCAATTTTAATGCCCAGGGTAGTATTACGGGTAATCTCAATAATCCTCAATTACGCGGAGAGTTTAACTTTACTGATTTTGCTGTTAATGCTCGTCTTTTAGAACAACCCATCGCTGGCAATTTTAGTTATAGTGATAATTTTCTACAAGTCATTGCCGATAATAATTCTCCTCTCTTTTTCTATGCCAAAATTCCCTACGCTTGGAATGAAGAAGCAAAATTGGTTCAAAAACAAAGACAAGAAAATCAATTTGATTTACGCTTACGCCTTAAAAAAGATGCTTTAACCTTAATTGGAGCTTTAACCCAGGATCAGTTAGTCTGGCTGTCAGGGGAAGGAGAAGTCAATTTGGCAGCCCAGGGCAGATTGGATCTGAGTCAGGGGCTTCGTCTCTCCGAATTTCAGGCCAGAGGCAATATTAAGTTGCAAGAGGTGTTACTCAAGAGTGCCATTTTACCGAATCCGATTCAGATTACTGGAGATATTGATCTCGATAATCAAAGTTTGCAAGTGAAGTATTTGGAGGGAATTTTTGCCCAAAGTAAATTAGCTGTGACGGGGATGTTACCGCTCTTTAGACCTCAAGATAATATTGATAATCCCCTAACCTTGACAGTGGAAAAAGCAAAATTAGACATTGCCAATTTATACGAAGGTGATTTAGAAGGCCTGTTAACGGTGAAAGGAACTGCCTTTAGTCCTAAAATTAGTGGCGATATTCGTCTGGCAAATGGTCAAGTCTTTGTTCCCCAAGCTCCCTCGGCCCAAGAACAAACGAGTCCTATTTTTTCTCAAAATCCTTGGTTTAAACCGAGGAAAAGTCAGTCGTTACTTACGCCTCAACTCGAAAATTTAAGGGTTACGTTAGATAACCTTTTTGTTCAACAGGTTCCGCTTTATGATTTTGCTTTTGGTGGAGCCTTGACCCTGAATGGCCCCTTAACGGACTTAAATCGTTTGCAACCTCAAGGGGCGATCGCCTTAAGTCGAGGACGGATTAGCTTTCTGGATACTCGTTTTCTGTTAGAGCGACGTTATGCGAATCAAATTACCTTTAAACCCGCGCAAGGTTTACTTAATCCTGATATTGATATTAAGATGCGGACAATTGTTTCCGAATTACCCCAATCTAAACGGCTGCGATCGGCAGAGAGTAATGAAATTCCTGATGATACCCTCAATCAAGTTCAACGAATTGATATTAATCTCAATATTTATGGTTCTCTTCATAAACTGGTTCCCAATCTGAATCAAGCCCAGGTGGATGCCTGCACCAGAGAACGACAATTCCGCCCCTTTAGAGAAACTCAAAATATCTCTGATTGGCGGATGAAACGAGTGGCTAATTGTTTACAAGTTTTGGCGGCTCAGGGGATTACTGATCAACAATTACTCAGCAATCCGGCTATTCGTCTGACCAGTAATCCGGCTCGAAGTCAAGGTCAGATTGTACGTTTATTGGGAGAACAATTTGTGGTCTTAGCTGATGCACTTCAGGGCAAAAATAGTGGTCAGCTATTACAGTATGGTATTACCCAATTAGCGATTCCCATGATTTTTCAAGGGACGGTTTATGATGTGGAAACAGCTATTAGTAATACCCTTGGCACGACGGATTTTCGAGTTGTTCCTTTTCTAGAAGCGATCTATCAAGTTGAGAAAAAAGGATTTGTGCGTTTATCCTATGATTACAGTTTTAATGAGGTTAAGGTTCGCTATGAAAAGCAATTTTAA
- a CDS encoding TIGR04283 family arsenosugar biosynthesis glycosyltransferase → MIIAIQTVPQPLLSIIIPVFNEAKIAKFYLEKLEKLESNKNLELLIIDGGSSDRTVEICREFPVNVLISAQKGRAAQMNFGAKQAQGKILLFVHLDSELPSQFLTEIEQILNSPKIIAGAFKFQVDSVGFAFRLLEYLVNLRSRFFGLPYGDQGLFIKAETFWELGGFKNLPIMEDYEFIQRLKQQGKIAIANTAIRTSARRWQKFGIIKTTLINQLIILGYHLQIPPQTLAKWYRDR, encoded by the coding sequence ATGATAATAGCAATTCAGACTGTTCCCCAACCCTTATTGAGTATTATTATTCCTGTTTTTAATGAAGCAAAGATAGCCAAATTTTATTTGGAAAAATTAGAAAAACTAGAATCTAATAAAAATTTAGAATTGTTAATCATTGACGGGGGAAGCAGCGATCGCACGGTTGAGATTTGTCGAGAATTTCCAGTTAACGTCTTAATTTCTGCCCAAAAAGGCCGGGCTGCCCAGATGAATTTTGGAGCCAAGCAAGCTCAAGGCAAGATTTTACTGTTTGTACATTTAGACAGTGAATTACCAAGTCAGTTTCTAACCGAAATTGAGCAAATTTTAAATAGTCCAAAGATTATCGCTGGAGCCTTTAAATTTCAAGTGGATAGTGTTGGCTTTGCTTTTCGTCTTTTAGAATACCTGGTTAATCTGCGATCGCGGTTTTTCGGTTTACCCTATGGCGATCAAGGCCTATTTATCAAAGCCGAAACCTTTTGGGAATTGGGCGGATTTAAAAATTTACCGATTATGGAAGATTATGAGTTTATTCAACGACTGAAACAACAAGGAAAAATTGCGATCGCTAATACCGCTATCCGAACCTCAGCAAGACGTTGGCAAAAGTTCGGAATTATTAAAACAACCCTAATTAATCAACTGATTATTCTCGGTTATCATCTGCAAATTCCGCCCCAAACCCTAGCAAAATGGTATCGAGACAGATAG